Proteins from one Ranitomeya variabilis isolate aRanVar5 chromosome 1, aRanVar5.hap1, whole genome shotgun sequence genomic window:
- the KCNJ10 gene encoding ATP-sensitive inward rectifier potassium channel 10 isoform X2: MTSPVKVYYSQTTQTDSRPLIGSSLRRRRVMTKDGRSNVRIDHISDKSFLYLKDLWTTFIDMQWRYKLLLFSATFAGTWFIFGVIWYLVALVHGDLLEFNAPANHTPCVMQVHTLTGAFLFSLESQTTIGYGFRYISEECPLAIVLLITQLVLTTILEIFITGTFLAKIARPKKRAETIKFSQNAVVAQHEGKLCLMIRVANMRRSLLIGCQVTGKLLQTQVTKEGENVHLNQINVEFQVDTSSDSPFLILPLTFYHVVDESSPLRDVAIRSGEGDFELVVILSGTVEPTSATCQVRTSYLPEEILWGYEFSPIISLSSSGKYVADFSLFDQVLKVSPPCCFHETVRFGDPEKLKLEESFRDKSEKDGSPLSVRISNV, from the coding sequence ATGACTTCTCCAGTGAAAGTCTATTACAGCCAGACCACACAGACAGACAGTCGGCCCCTAATTGGCTCAAGCTTGAGAAGGAGACGTGTGATGACCAAGGACGGACGAAGCAATGTGCGCATAGATCACATCTCTGACAAGAGCTTCCTCTACCTCAAGGATCTGTGGACTACGTTCATTGACATGCAGTGGAGATACAAGTTGCTTTTATTCTCCGCAACATTTGCAGGAACCTGGTTCATTTTTGGAGTCATCTGGTACTTGGTGGCTTTAGTCCATGGTGATCTGCTGGAATTTAATGCACCAGCAAACCACACGCCTTGTGTCATGCAGGtgcacacactgacaggagcttttCTCTTCTCCCTGGAGTCACAGACAACCATTGGTTATGGCTTTCGTTACATCAGTGAAGAGTGCCCCTTGGCCATTGTGCTGCTCATCACTCAACTGGTTCTCACTACAATCCTAGAAATTTTCATTACTGGAACCTTCTTGGCAAAAATTGCTCGTCCAAAGAAAAGGGCAGAAACCATCAAATTCAGTCAAAATGCTGTAGTGGCTCAACATGAAGGCAAGCTATGTCTGATGATTCGAGTGGCCAATATGCGTAGAAGTCTACTGATCGGATGCCAAGTGACTGGAAAGCTTCTCCAGACGCAGGTCACCAAGGAGGGTGAGAACGTTCACCTCAACCAGATCAATGTGGAATTTCAAGTGGACACCTCATCAGACAGTCCCTTCTTAATTCTACCACTAACCTTCTATCACGTGGTGGACGAGTCAAGTCCACTGAGAGATGTAGCCATTCGCTCTGGAGAAGGAGACTTCGAGCTGGTTGTCATTCTCAGTGGGACAGTGGAACCTACAAGTGCTACATGCCAGGTGCGCACATCTTACCTTCCTGAGGAGATCCTCTGGGGTTACGAATTCAGCCCTATCATTTCACTGTCTTCCAGTGGAAAATATGTGGCTGACTTCAGTTTGTTTGATCAGGTCCTTAAAGTATCTCCTCCCTGTTGCTTCCATGAAACTGTCCGTTTTGGAGACCCTGAGAAACTGAAATTGGAAGAATCATTCAGGGATAAATCTGAAAAAGACGGGAGTCCACTAAGTGTCCGCATCAGCAATGTCTGA
- the KCNJ10 gene encoding ATP-sensitive inward rectifier potassium channel 10 isoform X1, whose protein sequence is MISARLCQSLEPGTLHLPSIGPNTMTSPVKVYYSQTTQTDSRPLIGSSLRRRRVMTKDGRSNVRIDHISDKSFLYLKDLWTTFIDMQWRYKLLLFSATFAGTWFIFGVIWYLVALVHGDLLEFNAPANHTPCVMQVHTLTGAFLFSLESQTTIGYGFRYISEECPLAIVLLITQLVLTTILEIFITGTFLAKIARPKKRAETIKFSQNAVVAQHEGKLCLMIRVANMRRSLLIGCQVTGKLLQTQVTKEGENVHLNQINVEFQVDTSSDSPFLILPLTFYHVVDESSPLRDVAIRSGEGDFELVVILSGTVEPTSATCQVRTSYLPEEILWGYEFSPIISLSSSGKYVADFSLFDQVLKVSPPCCFHETVRFGDPEKLKLEESFRDKSEKDGSPLSVRISNV, encoded by the coding sequence ATGACTTCTCCAGTGAAAGTCTATTACAGCCAGACCACACAGACAGACAGTCGGCCCCTAATTGGCTCAAGCTTGAGAAGGAGACGTGTGATGACCAAGGACGGACGAAGCAATGTGCGCATAGATCACATCTCTGACAAGAGCTTCCTCTACCTCAAGGATCTGTGGACTACGTTCATTGACATGCAGTGGAGATACAAGTTGCTTTTATTCTCCGCAACATTTGCAGGAACCTGGTTCATTTTTGGAGTCATCTGGTACTTGGTGGCTTTAGTCCATGGTGATCTGCTGGAATTTAATGCACCAGCAAACCACACGCCTTGTGTCATGCAGGtgcacacactgacaggagcttttCTCTTCTCCCTGGAGTCACAGACAACCATTGGTTATGGCTTTCGTTACATCAGTGAAGAGTGCCCCTTGGCCATTGTGCTGCTCATCACTCAACTGGTTCTCACTACAATCCTAGAAATTTTCATTACTGGAACCTTCTTGGCAAAAATTGCTCGTCCAAAGAAAAGGGCAGAAACCATCAAATTCAGTCAAAATGCTGTAGTGGCTCAACATGAAGGCAAGCTATGTCTGATGATTCGAGTGGCCAATATGCGTAGAAGTCTACTGATCGGATGCCAAGTGACTGGAAAGCTTCTCCAGACGCAGGTCACCAAGGAGGGTGAGAACGTTCACCTCAACCAGATCAATGTGGAATTTCAAGTGGACACCTCATCAGACAGTCCCTTCTTAATTCTACCACTAACCTTCTATCACGTGGTGGACGAGTCAAGTCCACTGAGAGATGTAGCCATTCGCTCTGGAGAAGGAGACTTCGAGCTGGTTGTCATTCTCAGTGGGACAGTGGAACCTACAAGTGCTACATGCCAGGTGCGCACATCTTACCTTCCTGAGGAGATCCTCTGGGGTTACGAATTCAGCCCTATCATTTCACTGTCTTCCAGTGGAAAATATGTGGCTGACTTCAGTTTGTTTGATCAGGTCCTTAAAGTATCTCCTCCCTGTTGCTTCCATGAAACTGTCCGTTTTGGAGACCCTGAGAAACTGAAATTGGAAGAATCATTCAGGGATAAATCTGAAAAAGACGGGAGTCCACTAAGTGTCCGCATCAGCAATGTCTGA
- the F11R gene encoding junctional adhesion molecule A — MATAVTALLSLLVLSLCAAVQGDDEKRVKEGDNVEFACNYPSSYKDPRIEWKFISGQDISFIYYNGALTVSYAGRCLFYLQGLTLKSVTRKDAGNYVCEVTDSSSGKPEVKELSTTLVVLVPPSVPIAQVPTSVTIGSSTTLYCVENDAAPRPTFTWYKNKIKMPQDPKSSPAFQNSTYIMDPVTGQLTFNPVTKADSGEYSCEATNDQGRQSSATVTMEAYEKNVGGIVAAVIIVLLILALIGFGVWFAYSRGYIGKKTNKKVIYSQPSETRSDKNFQQTSSFVV, encoded by the exons GTGCTGCAGTGCAGGGCGATGATGAGAAGCGAGTGAAGGAAGGAGACA ATGTGGAGTTCGCCTGTAATTATCCCTCTTCTTATAAGGATCCACGCATTGAGTGGAAGTTTATTTCCGGGCAAGACATCTCCTTCATCTACTACAATGGCGCGCTGACCG TCTCCTATGCAGGTCGCTGTTTGTTTTACCTACAAGGACTGACGCTTAAGAGCGTGACCCGGAAAGATGCGGGGAACTATGTGTGTGAGGTGACAGACAGCTCCTCAGGAAAACCCGAAGTCAAGGAGCTCTCAACAACGCTGGTGGTCCTGG TTCCCCCATCTGTGCCCATCGCTCAAGTACCCACATCTGTGACCATTGGCAGCTCCACTACCCTGTACTGCGTGGAGAACGATGCCGCACCTCGCCCCACATTCACCTGGTACAAGAACAAGATCAAAATGCCTCAAGACCCCAAGAGCAGTCCCGCTTTCCAGAACTCCACCTACATCATGGACCCCGTAACTGGACAGCTG ACTTTTAACCCAGTGACGAAGGCGGACTCTGGTGAATATTCCTGTGAGGCCACCAATGATCAGGGCCGGCAGTCATCTGCAACAGTCACCATGGAGGCTT ATGAGAAGAACGTGGGTGGCATCGTGGCCGCAGTCATCATCGTCCTTCTTATCCTGGCTCTGATCGGATTCGGAGTGTGGTTTGCGTACAGCCGCGGATACATTGGCA AGAAAACCAA caaaaaagtgATCTATAGCCAACCATCTGAGACGCGCAGTGAT aagAACTTCCAGCAGACGTCATCGTTTGTGGTGTGA